The sequence TTGCAGCTATAGCTGGAAAAAGAGAGATAATGCAGCTTGGCAGTATAGAATTTGAAGGAAAAGAAAGAGTTTTTTTACTATCAACAACACATGGTGCAGAGATGAGTGGCTTAGGCGCATTTGTTGCGGCTATGAAATTTATGAAAGAGAATAATGTGGTTGAGTATATTTGGAGTTATGGTACAAAACTAATCTCAATGATAAATGAGCTTGCAAAAAAATATGAAATTGAAAGAAATTTCGTAGTAGGTGGGATAGAGTGTAGTCCGTACTATTTGACTTTTGATAAAAATGGTCAAAATTCTTTGGGGCTAAGGACTCTTTTTTCTCAAGAAATGATTAAAAATGGTGTGCTTATTCCTTGGGTGGCGCTTTCTTATGCCCATGGAGAAAATGAACTTGAAAAGACGAAAATTGCACTAGAAAAAACTTTTGAGGTCTATAAAAAAGCAGTTGATGAGGGCTATGAAAAATATTTAGTAGGTAACCCTATCAAGCCAGTGTTTAGAAGATTTAATTAAGGAAAAATAAAATGATTTTGGAAAATGAAACAATACAGTTAAGACCATACATTTTAGAAAAAGATAACTCGATTCTAAGGAGGCAATATTTAGAGTGGATACAGGATTACAATAATATAGAATATATTAATTCAATATCACTGCTAATGAATGATAATTTGGATTTTATAGAAAGTAGTTTTAGTAGATTTACGGCAAAAAACTCCCAAGGATTTTTTATTTGTCATAAAAGTAGTAAAAAATTTATTGGCACAGTAAAGCTAGATAAAATTGATTTTTTTAGGCAATCTGGTGAATTTGGCATAATGATTGGCGAGCAGAACTTTAAACGTCAAAATATAGGGACATTTTCAATGGAATTAATTTTGGACTATTCTTTTAGAATCCTTGGTCTACATAGGGTATGGGGTGGCTGCGCTGCAAATAATATTGGTATGCAAAAACTTTTTAAGAAATTTAATTTTAAAGAAGAGGGTAAACAAAGAGAGAGCATTTATATTAATGGAATTTATCAAGATGGTGTTTTGTATGGACTTTTAAATAAAGAATACAAGGAGAAATATAATGAAAAGATGTAGTTGCTGTGGATTTCCATTGGGTTCGAGACCTGGCTTAAAAGATAATGGAGCTACCTGTTTTGCTTGTTTGAATATTTCAATCAAAAATAGTATAGATTTTAAGGAAAGGCAAAAATGGCTAACTGAATATATAGCTAAAAATAAAAACCCAAATAGTAAATATGATTGTATAATAGGGGTATCTGGTGGCAAAGATTCTCATATGATAGTCAAGAGATTAATTCAAAATCACGGTGTTACAAATCCTTTACTTATTACTTTACTAGATGAATTTACACAAACACAAGCTGGAATGAGTAATATAAAAAACATTTCAGAGTATTTTGATTTAGATCATATATTGTTTAGATATAAACCAAAAACAGCGAAAAAAGAAATGTATGATTGTTTTGTTAATGAACTAAATCCGTTAAAGAAACATGATGAAAGAATGGTTGGATTTGATGGAATTGTCACAAATTTTGCTAAGTTATATAATATAAATTTAGTATTTTATGGAGAAAACAGTGAATTTGAGTATGGTAATAGCACAGAACTTAACATTTTTCATCCTATGAGTAATGATGATATAAAATATATATATTTGGGTGCAATATATCCTTACTCGATTATGGATTCATTGAATGAAGCAAAGGAAGTTGGCTTTAAAGACCTAGATGACTTCGAGGAATGGGATCGACAGGGTACAATTGAAAACTATACCCAATTAGATAGTGTTGGATATATTGCACATCAATGGTGTAAATTTGTAAAATTTGGGGCTCAAAGATGTGCAGATATAGCATCTAGATTGGCAAGGGAGGGTAAAATATCAAGAGAACAGGCAATTTTATATATTAACGAAAGGGACCATGTTTTAGATCCCAAGGCAAAGAGGGACTTATGCAAAACTATTGGAATTAGCGAAGAGTTTTTTAATAAAATTGTTGACAAACACGCTAATTTGGATGTAGTAGAAAAGGACATAAATGGTATTTACAAAAGAAAGCCATAAAAATAATTTTGCAGAATAGATAATAGATGAGAGTAAGGTATAACAATTTTAATCAGTTTAGAAAAATAAGAGTGGATTTTCACATACAGTCTATATAAAATTGTATAACAGAGTTATGGCAAGTGATTTAAAAGAGAGTTATTATAAGGGGATTATTTATTTTGCTTAAAAATAAAGTTGTAGTTATAACTGGTGGAGCTGGACTTATTGGTAAAGAATTTATAAAAGCTATTCTTGAAAACAATGGCATAGCTATTATCGCGGATATAAATGAAAAAATAGGACAAGAGGCAAAAGAGGCACTATCTAAAGAGCTAAATTCAAAAAATATAGACTTTGTAAAGCTTGACATCACGTCTAAAGACTCTTTGGATACTTGCATAAAATATTTGCATGATAAGTATAAAAGGATAGATGCACTAGTAAATAATGCATACCCTCGGAATAAGCACTATGGAAGGCACTTTTTTGATGTTGAGTATAGTGACTTTATAGAAAATTTGGGACTAAATTTGGGCGGTTATTTTGCCGCATCTCAGCAGTTTGCAAGATATTTTAAAGAGCAAGGATATGGAAATATCATAAATATATGCTCGATCTATGGCGTGGTTGCTCCAAAATTTGAAATATATAACAACACAACAATGACTATGCCGGTTGAATATGCTGCCATAAAATCAGGACTTATACACCTTACTAAATATATGGCAAAGTATTTTAAAGGGATGAATATAAAGGTAAATGCGCTAAGTCCTGGCGGTATATTTGATAACCAGCCAGAGCCGTTTTTGGAAAAATATAAAGATCAGTGTCTGAACAAGGGCATGTTAAACAATAGTGACTTAAAAGGCACCTTGGTGTATCTGCTGAGCGATATGAGTAGATATGTAAATGGTCAAAATATTGTAGTTGATGATGGGTTTAGTTTATGAAGATACTTAAATATGTTAAACATATATTAAGCTTATCTAAAAGGGGAACATTTTTAGATTATATTATTTATTATTTAAAGGCCATTCCGAAAGTTAAACGACTTAAAAAAATTGACTTCTCGAATATAACTATATATTTTAAGGAAAACTCTAACTCTGTAAAATCAGATAGAAATGTCTTACTAGAATTTTTTTCTGATTATCCAGTAATGGTTCATAATATCTGCAATAGAAATTTACTTTTAGAAAATATAAAAAATACAAATAGTATTGCTTTACTCCAGCACAATTCTGATATTAAAATGAAATACTTAGCAAGAGTATATGGCATAAATAAATTTACATCTGTGTATACATATAAAAATATTTTATATAGATATATGTCATTGATATTCCTAATTAAAAATTTTAAATTCTTTAAATATAAAAAAACATATGGCTGGAGCATAGTTTGTGAAGGGATTGAAATAGGTGACCTAATTTATGATCAGTTTTTAAGATTTTCAAGTTTACCTACTTATAGAAAAATTGATTTAAGGTTCTTATTATATATATTTAATTCTATAATATTATTTTATAGATACAAAGATATATTGGTAGAAAATAAAATTACTGATATTATTTTATCTCATGATGTGTATGCTGATTATGGGATATTTTTTAGAGTAGCTTGCTTAGTTAATCCAGATATAAAATTTTATAATGGTGATACAGTAAATCTTGGTTATTTGACTGTACAAAATGCCACAAAAGGTCATATTAAAAAGCCAAGGGTTCTTTATAAAAATGATACGGTAGCAATATTTTCTAAATTTTCTAAAGAAGCATTATTAAAAGAATATGAGAATATTATGCTACTTAGAACTAGCGGGAAAAATCATAAAGATATTGATAATGCAAATGTATACTTGAGTACAGATATAAATAGCATTGAGGAATTAAAATCCAAATATGCAGTTCATCAAGAAGGTAAAAACTTTTTTGTATATTCGCATGCTTTTGTTGATGCCGTTAGATATTTTGAAACTCTTTATTCGGATTATTACACTTGGTTATATGAGACTTTGATTTTATTGTCAAAAAAAACTTTAAAGCATAATTTTTACGTAAAAGCCCATCCTTCTGAACATTTTTATAAATGTGATGTGACCGTGAAAAGTGTTGTTGATGAAATAAATTCTAAATATGGAGCTAAGTTTATTTACCTAGATAAAAAAATCAATAACAATACTGTATTTAAACAGGCAGACGCTTGTTTCACTTGTGCTGGATCGATCGCTTTTGAAGCACCTTGCTTTGGTGTGCCAGTATTTACCACATCAAATTTTATGAAAGAAGTAAAAACCACTATAAATTCTATGAACATAGACGAATACAAGAGAAATTTGGAAACTGTAGATAATCTACAAAGGCTTAGTGATGATGTAATAGAAAGAGCAAGATTATATTTTATTTTGTTTGATAAATATTTCCTGATAGATCTGGAAAATCCAATTAATGATGTTTTTGGGGATTCATATAAGCAGTATGAGTTTATAAATAGTAGTATTTTAAATAGTCCTAAAGTAGCAGAACAAGTATTATTCAGAGCATTTAAGTATACTGTGGCAAATAATTTTTTGTATACCTATAGAAATGAAGTTTAAATAAGCAAAAAGGAGAAGATGGTGGTTAGAAAGATAATAGGGAAGCTTATTCCTACACGAGTTAAAAAGCAATTGAATAATTTCAAAATATTGGCTTATGGTTATTCTCAATATGGTACTATAAAAAAATGGGATTGTGTCGATGCTTGTGGCAATAAAATACCTTGGTATACGTATCCTGCTATAGAATTCTTAAATACTTTTGATTTTTCTGAAAAATCTGTTTTTGAATTTGGAAGTGGTAATTCATCAACGTATTGGGCTAAAAAGGCTAAGGATGTTATTTCTGTTGAACATGATAAAGAATGGTTTGAAAAAGTAAATTCTAGTCTCAGCAATAATCAAACTTTGCTACTCAGAGAAGATAGTGAGGATTATGAAAAATCTATATTGGATTTTAATAAAAAATTTGATGTAGTTATAATAGATGGTATCAGAAGACTTCAATGCTCAAATTTAATTAAAAATTGTTTAAATTATCAATCAGATGGGGGAGGTATTGTGATATTAGATAACTCTGATTGGTTTAGAGAGACATCAAAATATTTAAGAGAAAAACTAGACCTTATAGAGATAGATTTTCATGGCTTTGGTCCAATAAATGATTATACTTGGACGACTTCTGTATTTATAACAAGAAATTTTTAGATTCAAACCAATTGATAACATACAGCCTATTTTTTCTGTATCAGCTATCAAATATGGTGGAGAATAAATATTGCTACAACAAATACTTAAAAAATTTTACCTAAAACATTAAAAGAAAAATTATTGAGTTTGGAAATAATAATTTAGATGGATATGCAACAAAATCATATTTCCAAGAGAGTGAAGATATAATTTTGGAAAGATTATTCGTAGAACAAAATTTGGTTTTATGTAGATGTGGGTACTCATCATCCCAAGCGTTCTTCAAATATATTATTTTTATAAAAAGGATGGAGGGGTATTAATATAGTATAATTGCTTTTGATAAATTTCGTCCAAGAGATATGAATATAGAAAGGCCAATATCTGATAAAAAACAAATTTTAACCTATTACGCCTTTAATGAACCTGCTTTAAATACTTTTTCAAAGGAGTTAGCAGTAGAGTATGAGAAAGAAAAATATTTTATAAAATTTACAAAAGATATTGGAACTACAACACTTGAGGATATTCTTAAAAGAAATTTACAAAAACCAGGATATAGATTTTTTATCGGTAGACGTTGAAAGACTGGATCTTATGGTTTTAAGATCAAATAACTTTGAAAAATACAAACCAAAAATAGTTTTGATAGAAATTCTAGGAAATAGTTTTAGTGAAATCGAGAATAATAAAATAGCTGATCATTTAGATCAACAAGACCATTCTATCTTTGCAAAGGCTGTTAACACTGTATTTTTGATAAATAGTAGTTTTAAAAAAGATAGATTTTTGTAATCTTATGATTTAATATCTGTATTGGTTTATAAAATAATTATGTGAGGGATCTGTAAAAATATATGTGTGGAATATTAGGAACGATACCATCTTCAAATGAAACTGAATTTAAAAGTGCCTTAAATAGATTAGAGCATAGAGGTCCCGATGGTTTTGGGATAGAAACAATTGAAAATAGCATTACATTGGGACATAGGAGACTTGCTATTGTGGATTTGTCAAACGGTGCTCATCAGCCAATGTATGATAAAACAAAAAGATATTGTGTAATTTTTAATGGTGAGATATATAATTTTTTGGAAATTAAAAAAGAGCTAGAAACAAAAGGACATACATTTTGTTCATCATCGGATACAGAAGTTTTGCTTTATTCTTATATAGAGTGGGGTGAAGAGTGTGTCTTAAAATTTAATGGAATGTGGGCTTTTGCTATATGGGATAATCAAAAAAAAGAGCTTTTTTTATCCAGAGATAGATTTGGTAAAAAACCACTTTTTTATGCCTCAACTGATGGTAAATTTATATTTGCCTCAGAAATGAAGGCCATCTATCCATTTTTAAAAGAAATAAGACCATCACAAGATTTTCACTGGATGAAAGATAATATTTTTTCATATGAAGCAACTGAAAAATGTTTGATAGATGGAATTAAAAGATTTCCATTTGGACATAATGGAATTTATAAAAATGGGAATTTAAAAATAAAAAGATACTGGAATACGCTTGATAATATTGTGGAGCCGCCAAAAACATATGATGCTCAAGTAGAGCGATTTAGGGAATTATTTTTAGACGCTTGTAAGATTAGGATGAGAGCAGATGTACCTATAGGAACAGCCCTTAGTGGAGGGCTTGATAGCAGTGCAACTATTTCAGCCATGGCTCATCTATCAAAATCTCATATTGATTATGGCAAGAATGACTGGCAACATGCTTTTGTTGCATCTTTTCCAGGTACTCCACTTGATGAATCGCATTTTGCAAAAATGGTTGTTGATCATATAGGAATTGAAGCTACTTATATAAACATTGAGCCTCTTAAGTATTGGGATAATCTAGAAAAATATTTTTATATGTTTGAGGATTTATATATAACTAGCCCGATACCAATGATGGCTACATATGGAGCTGTAAAAAAACATGAAACGACAGTGACATTAGATGGGCATGGGGCAGATGAGCTTTTTAGTGGCTATGGGCATTTAGTTGAAGCCTTATGGAATAGTAAATTTTCGATAAAAAATAGTATTGACATACTTAATACCTATCAAGAGACATTGGGTAATGGGGCACAGTTTGATAGGAATAGTAATTTTAATATATATGTTAAATTTATGATAAAGAAAATAGCAAAAATAATTTTTGGAAAAGAAATTAGGTCAAAAGATGCCAACCATAAAAATTTTAAAAAACTTGATAGCTTTTCTCAGCAACTATATATAATTTTTCATGAAACAATATTGCCAACCTTGCTTAGGAATTATGATAGGTATTCTATGACAAATAGCGTAGAGATAAGGATGCCTTTTATGGATCATAGGATCGTCTCTTTTGTAACCTCTTTGCCGTATTCTAGTAAATTTGGAAATGGCTATACAAAAAAGCTCATAAGAGATGCCATGGATCCTTATATGCCAAAAGAGATAACATGGAGAAAGTCTAAGATTGGATTTAACTCTCCAATAGTTGATTGGATGCAGGGTGATTTAAAGGAATGGTTTTTGGATACGGTTCACGAAAAAGGCTTTATGGAATCTAGCTTGATAGACAATCCATCTGATCTTCAAAGTCAAATTTTGAGTATCGTAAATAAAAATACAAATAGCTATGTGTTGGCTGAAAATTCTTGGAAGAATTTAACGCCATATATTTGGGAAAAAGCAATTAAAAAATTTGGAGCCGGCAATAATGCAACAAAGTGATATAAAATCGTATAATTTAGCACCAATAGTGCTATTTGTCTATAATAGATTAGATCATACAAAGCAGACCATAGAGGCTTTGCAAAAAAATGAAATTTCAAAC comes from Campylobacter concisus and encodes:
- a CDS encoding oxidoreductase, with the translated sequence MLKNKVVVITGGAGLIGKEFIKAILENNGIAIIADINEKIGQEAKEALSKELNSKNIDFVKLDITSKDSLDTCIKYLHDKYKRIDALVNNAYPRNKHYGRHFFDVEYSDFIENLGLNLGGYFAASQQFARYFKEQGYGNIINICSIYGVVAPKFEIYNNTTMTMPVEYAAIKSGLIHLTKYMAKYFKGMNIKVNALSPGGIFDNQPEPFLEKYKDQCLNKGMLNNSDLKGTLVYLLSDMSRYVNGQNIVVDDGFSL
- a CDS encoding flagellin modification protein PseA; amino-acid sequence: MKRCSCCGFPLGSRPGLKDNGATCFACLNISIKNSIDFKERQKWLTEYIAKNKNPNSKYDCIIGVSGGKDSHMIVKRLIQNHGVTNPLLITLLDEFTQTQAGMSNIKNISEYFDLDHILFRYKPKTAKKEMYDCFVNELNPLKKHDERMVGFDGIVTNFAKLYNINLVFYGENSEFEYGNSTELNIFHPMSNDDIKYIYLGAIYPYSIMDSLNEAKEVGFKDLDDFEEWDRQGTIENYTQLDSVGYIAHQWCKFVKFGAQRCADIASRLAREGKISREQAILYINERDHVLDPKAKRDLCKTIGISEEFFNKIVDKHANLDVVEKDINGIYKRKP
- a CDS encoding FkbM family methyltransferase translates to MRIFLKEIYKNQDIDFLSVDVERLDLMVLRSNNFEKYKPKIVLIEILGNSFSEIENNKIADHLDQQDHSIFAKAVNTVFLINSSFKKDRFL
- a CDS encoding GNAT family N-acetyltransferase, with protein sequence MILENETIQLRPYILEKDNSILRRQYLEWIQDYNNIEYINSISLLMNDNLDFIESSFSRFTAKNSQGFFICHKSSKKFIGTVKLDKIDFFRQSGEFGIMIGEQNFKRQNIGTFSMELILDYSFRILGLHRVWGGCAANNIGMQKLFKKFNFKEEGKQRESIYINGIYQDGVLYGLLNKEYKEKYNEKM
- the asnB gene encoding asparagine synthase (glutamine-hydrolyzing); this encodes MCGILGTIPSSNETEFKSALNRLEHRGPDGFGIETIENSITLGHRRLAIVDLSNGAHQPMYDKTKRYCVIFNGEIYNFLEIKKELETKGHTFCSSSDTEVLLYSYIEWGEECVLKFNGMWAFAIWDNQKKELFLSRDRFGKKPLFYASTDGKFIFASEMKAIYPFLKEIRPSQDFHWMKDNIFSYEATEKCLIDGIKRFPFGHNGIYKNGNLKIKRYWNTLDNIVEPPKTYDAQVERFRELFLDACKIRMRADVPIGTALSGGLDSSATISAMAHLSKSHIDYGKNDWQHAFVASFPGTPLDESHFAKMVVDHIGIEATYINIEPLKYWDNLEKYFYMFEDLYITSPIPMMATYGAVKKHETTVTLDGHGADELFSGYGHLVEALWNSKFSIKNSIDILNTYQETLGNGAQFDRNSNFNIYVKFMIKKIAKIIFGKEIRSKDANHKNFKKLDSFSQQLYIIFHETILPTLLRNYDRYSMTNSVEIRMPFMDHRIVSFVTSLPYSSKFGNGYTKKLIRDAMDPYMPKEITWRKSKIGFNSPIVDWMQGDLKEWFLDTVHEKGFMESSLIDNPSDLQSQILSIVNKNTNSYVLAENSWKNLTPYIWEKAIKKFGAGNNATK